From one Micromonospora siamensis genomic stretch:
- a CDS encoding PadR family transcriptional regulator produces the protein MSLEHAILVSLLEQPASGYELARRFDRSIGRFWTATHQQIYRVLRRMEADAWIVAEQVGQAGVPDKKVWSATAAGRATLVTWLRAPVEPEAVRHELAVKIRGAAFDDPEGRAALRAEVERYRADHEAVLAGYLAGERRDFPEGATADARSALQHVVLRGGIAYERMVLAWLDDVLATLHDLDR, from the coding sequence ATGTCGTTGGAGCACGCCATCCTGGTCTCGCTGCTGGAGCAGCCCGCCTCCGGCTACGAGCTGGCCCGGCGCTTCGACCGCTCGATCGGCCGGTTCTGGACCGCCACCCACCAGCAGATCTACCGCGTGCTCCGGCGGATGGAGGCGGACGCCTGGATCGTGGCCGAGCAGGTCGGCCAGGCCGGAGTGCCCGACAAGAAGGTCTGGTCGGCCACCGCCGCCGGGCGGGCCACGCTGGTCACCTGGCTGCGGGCACCCGTCGAACCGGAGGCCGTCCGGCACGAGCTCGCCGTGAAGATCCGCGGGGCGGCGTTCGACGACCCCGAGGGCCGGGCCGCGCTGCGCGCCGAGGTCGAGCGCTACCGCGCCGACCACGAGGCCGTCCTCGCCGGCTACCTGGCCGGCGAGCGCCGCGACTTCCCCGAGGGCGCCACCGCCGACGCCCGCTCCGCGCTGCAACACGTGGTGCTGCGCGGCGGCATCGCGTACGAGCGGATGGTCCTGGCCTGGCTCGACGACGTCCTGGCCACCCTGCACGACCTCGACCGCTGA
- a CDS encoding FBP domain-containing protein, giving the protein MEPLTEPEIRAAFVNCTKGEAKRLAVPRDLAQRPWADLDFLGWRDQQAPDRAYLVVRVADVPRGVALRSPRPVPGQVRRGMCSMCLTTHSGGVPLMVARKAGSAGQQGNSVGTYICADLACSLYVRGKRDAGAGARFAESLTVAEKAERTVANVTAFLARVTD; this is encoded by the coding sequence ATGGAACCCCTGACCGAGCCCGAGATTCGCGCCGCGTTCGTCAACTGCACCAAGGGCGAGGCCAAGCGGCTGGCCGTACCCCGCGACCTGGCCCAGCGGCCCTGGGCGGACCTGGACTTCCTCGGTTGGCGGGACCAGCAGGCCCCCGACCGGGCCTACCTGGTCGTGCGGGTGGCCGACGTGCCCCGGGGGGTGGCCCTGCGCTCGCCCCGACCGGTACCCGGGCAGGTGCGCCGGGGAATGTGCTCGATGTGCCTGACCACGCACTCCGGCGGCGTACCGCTGATGGTGGCGCGCAAGGCGGGCAGCGCCGGCCAGCAGGGCAACTCGGTGGGCACCTACATCTGCGCCGACCTCGCCTGCTCGCTCTACGTACGCGGGAAGAGGGACGCGGGCGCGGGGGCGCGGTTCGCCGAGTCCCTCACCGTGGCGGAGAAGGCCGAGCGGACGGTCGCCAACGTCACCGCGTTCCTCGCCCGGGTGACGGACTGA
- a CDS encoding TetR/AcrR family transcriptional regulator: MARAGLTTASLTRAGAELADEVGFDQVTVSELARRCGVSVPSLYSHLSSSRDLKIRIALLAIEELADRAADAVAGRAGRDALIALGNVYRDYARQHPGRYAAARFRLDPQTAAASAGARHSRLTRAILRGYHLGEEDQTHAVRLLGGFFHGFVDLETAGGFGHSAPDSQQSWQRSLDALDALLRNWPAVAEGSSRR; this comes from the coding sequence ATGGCGCGCGCGGGACTGACCACGGCGAGCCTCACCCGGGCCGGCGCGGAACTGGCCGACGAGGTGGGGTTCGACCAGGTGACCGTCTCGGAGCTGGCACGGCGGTGCGGCGTCAGCGTCCCCAGCCTGTATTCGCACCTGTCCAGCTCGCGCGACCTGAAGATCCGGATCGCGCTGCTCGCTATCGAGGAGCTCGCCGACCGGGCGGCCGACGCGGTGGCCGGGCGGGCCGGCCGGGACGCCCTGATCGCCCTCGGGAACGTCTACCGGGACTACGCCCGACAGCATCCCGGCCGCTACGCGGCGGCCCGCTTCCGCCTGGATCCGCAGACCGCCGCGGCCAGCGCCGGCGCGCGACACAGCCGGCTGACCCGGGCGATCCTGCGCGGTTACCACCTGGGCGAGGAGGACCAGACCCACGCCGTGCGGCTGCTCGGCGGCTTCTTCCACGGCTTCGTCGACCTGGAAACCGCCGGCGGCTTCGGGCACAGCGCCCCGGACAGTCAGCAGTCCTGGCAACGCTCGCTGGACGCCCTCGACGCCCTGCTGCGGAACTGGCCGGCGGTGGCCGAGGGCTCATCCCGACGATAG
- a CDS encoding aldo/keto reductase, which translates to MPTIDSPAAAAGEWTLGDLTVRRIGFGAMRVTATADGSPSDRDRAVAVLRRARELGVNHVDTAAFYFSPLRSANELINRALAPYPDDLVISAKVGPGRDPSGEWLPLCRPDQLRGQVEENLRQLGRDHLDVVNLRQAGLESVAEHFGALAELREAGLIRHLGLSNIRPEHLDQARAIAPVVCVQNQYGLHLRRSEVLLRRCAELGIAFVPFFAITGAGREAGGVAEDPTVAAVAREHGVTPAQVRLAWTLHRGPHVLAIPGTGDPAHLEQNIAAGALRLTVADLDRLG; encoded by the coding sequence ATGCCCACAATCGACAGCCCCGCCGCAGCCGCGGGCGAATGGACCCTCGGCGACCTGACCGTACGACGGATCGGCTTCGGCGCGATGCGGGTCACCGCCACCGCCGACGGCTCCCCCAGCGACCGGGACCGGGCGGTCGCCGTGCTGCGCCGGGCCCGGGAGCTCGGGGTGAACCACGTCGACACCGCCGCGTTCTACTTCTCGCCGCTGCGCTCGGCCAACGAACTGATCAACCGGGCCCTCGCGCCGTACCCGGACGACCTGGTGATCAGCGCCAAGGTCGGTCCCGGCCGGGACCCCTCCGGCGAGTGGCTGCCGCTGTGCCGGCCGGACCAGCTGCGCGGCCAGGTGGAGGAGAACCTGCGTCAGCTAGGCCGGGACCACCTGGACGTGGTGAACCTGCGGCAGGCCGGCCTGGAGTCGGTCGCGGAGCACTTCGGTGCCCTGGCCGAGCTGCGCGAGGCCGGGCTGATCCGGCACCTCGGCCTGTCCAACATCCGGCCGGAACACCTCGACCAGGCCCGGGCGATCGCCCCGGTGGTCTGCGTGCAGAACCAGTACGGCCTGCACCTGCGCCGTTCCGAGGTGCTGCTGCGCCGCTGCGCCGAGCTGGGCATCGCCTTCGTGCCGTTCTTCGCCATCACCGGCGCCGGACGCGAGGCGGGCGGTGTCGCGGAGGACCCGACCGTGGCGGCGGTCGCCCGGGAGCACGGTGTGACGCCCGCCCAGGTTCGGCTGGCCTGGACGCTGCACCGAGGGCCGCACGTGCTGGCCATCCCGGGCACCGGCGACCCTGCCCACCTGGAGCAGAACATCGCCGCAGGGGCGCTGCGGCTCACGGTGGCGGACCTGGACCGGCTCGGCTGA
- a CDS encoding type II toxin-antitoxin system Phd/YefM family antitoxin: MVASAPLHHSDQPRSVPLREARTRLTQLVSLAELTDTVTVLTRDGDHRPVAAIVPAAGARSGAQARADADRVAAVTAGWARRLDEAHRQSSRRHAAELRAVTAALAEAWAELDRRARPGGDPALARLRAAHADLIRELTSDAA; encoded by the coding sequence ATGGTTGCCTCCGCCCCGCTGCACCACTCCGACCAGCCTCGCTCCGTGCCGCTGCGCGAGGCCCGCACCCGACTCACCCAGCTCGTCTCCCTCGCCGAGCTGACCGACACCGTCACGGTGCTCACCCGCGACGGCGACCACCGGCCGGTCGCCGCGATCGTGCCGGCCGCCGGCGCCCGCAGCGGCGCGCAGGCCCGCGCGGACGCCGACCGGGTGGCCGCGGTCACCGCCGGCTGGGCCCGCCGCCTCGACGAGGCACACCGACAGAGCAGCCGCCGGCACGCCGCCGAGTTGCGCGCGGTGACCGCCGCGCTGGCCGAGGCGTGGGCGGAGCTGGACCGGCGGGCCCGCCCGGGCGGCGATCCGGCGCTGGCCCGGCTGCGCGCCGCGCACGCCGACCTGATCCGCGAGCTCACCAGCGACGCCGCCTGA
- a CDS encoding M28 family peptidase, translating to MRRTTLTAGIALALVTATTTVTLAAPHASATAPSRTVTGAAPVAALAAPDVSVTNVQAHLTQLNTIATNNGGTRRAGSAGYTASVAYVKGKLQAAGYTVTEQTCTTCTYPGNNLIAEWPQGPTNQVQMFGAHLDSVSAGPGINDNGSGSATLLENALVLAAQNPTMTQRVRFAWWNGEEQGLQGSKFYVNSLSATQKSYIKGYYNFDMVGSPNGGYFINRITSTTAAPLKAYWDSFGIQPEENVEGQGRSDDYSFANAGIPTSGYAAGASATKTSAQASKWGGTAGAAYDGCYHRSCDTTANINSTILNRSADGVAYAIWQLAVGSGTPTNDFSVAVSPTSGSVARGASTTATVSTATTSGSAQTVALSATGAPSGVTVSFSPSSVTSGGSATMTVSASSTATTGTFTITVTGTGSVSRTASYSLTVSGTGGCAGGQVVGNGGFESGSAPWTATSGVITSSSSQPARTGSYKAWLDGYGSSHTDTLSQSVTIPAGCSTYTLAFYLHIDTAETTSSTAYDKLTVQLGTTTLATYSNLNSASGYVLRTFNAAAYAGQTVTLKFTGVEDASLQTSFVIDDVTLQAS from the coding sequence ATGAGACGCACGACGTTGACCGCGGGTATCGCGCTCGCCCTCGTCACCGCCACCACCACGGTGACCCTGGCCGCGCCGCACGCCTCCGCAACCGCACCGTCGAGAACGGTCACCGGCGCCGCACCGGTCGCCGCTCTCGCCGCCCCGGACGTCTCGGTCACCAACGTCCAGGCCCACCTGACCCAGCTCAACACCATCGCCACCAACAACGGGGGCACCCGGCGGGCCGGCTCGGCCGGCTACACCGCCTCCGTGGCGTACGTGAAGGGCAAGCTCCAGGCCGCCGGCTACACGGTCACCGAGCAGACCTGCACCACCTGCACCTACCCGGGCAACAACCTGATCGCCGAGTGGCCGCAGGGCCCGACCAACCAGGTTCAGATGTTCGGCGCCCACCTGGACAGCGTCTCCGCCGGCCCGGGCATCAACGACAACGGCTCCGGCTCGGCGACCCTGCTGGAGAACGCGCTGGTGCTGGCCGCCCAGAACCCGACCATGACCCAGCGGGTCCGGTTCGCCTGGTGGAACGGCGAGGAGCAGGGCCTGCAGGGCTCGAAGTTCTACGTCAACTCGCTCAGCGCCACCCAGAAGAGCTACATCAAGGGCTACTACAACTTCGACATGGTCGGGTCGCCCAACGGTGGGTACTTCATCAACCGGATCACCTCCACCACGGCGGCGCCGCTGAAGGCGTACTGGGACTCGTTCGGCATCCAGCCGGAGGAGAACGTCGAGGGGCAGGGCCGCTCGGACGACTACTCGTTCGCCAACGCCGGCATCCCCACCTCCGGGTACGCCGCCGGGGCCAGCGCCACCAAGACCTCCGCCCAGGCCAGCAAGTGGGGCGGCACCGCCGGTGCGGCGTACGACGGGTGCTACCACCGCTCCTGCGACACCACCGCCAACATCAACTCGACGATCCTGAACCGCAGCGCCGACGGTGTCGCGTACGCGATCTGGCAGCTCGCCGTCGGCTCCGGCACCCCGACCAACGACTTCTCGGTGGCGGTCTCCCCGACCTCCGGCAGCGTCGCCCGGGGCGCCTCGACCACCGCCACGGTGAGCACGGCCACCACCAGCGGCAGCGCCCAGACCGTCGCCCTGTCGGCGACCGGCGCCCCGAGCGGGGTGACGGTGTCGTTCAGCCCGTCGTCGGTGACCTCGGGCGGCTCGGCGACGATGACCGTCAGCGCCTCGTCGACCGCCACCACCGGCACGTTCACCATCACGGTCACCGGCACCGGCTCGGTCAGCCGGACCGCCAGCTACAGCCTCACCGTCAGCGGCACCGGTGGCTGCGCCGGGGGCCAGGTGGTCGGCAACGGCGGCTTCGAGTCCGGCAGCGCGCCGTGGACCGCCACGTCGGGCGTGATCACCAGCTCCTCCAGCCAGCCGGCCCGGACGGGCTCCTACAAGGCATGGCTGGACGGGTACGGCTCGTCGCACACCGACACGCTGTCCCAGTCGGTGACGATCCCGGCCGGCTGCTCGACCTACACCCTGGCGTTCTACCTGCACATCGACACCGCCGAGACGACCAGCTCGACGGCGTACGACAAGCTGACCGTGCAGCTGGGCACCACCACCCTGGCGACGTACTCGAACCTCAACTCCGCCAGCGGTTACGTGCTCAGGACCTTCAACGCCGCCGCGTACGCCGGCCAGACCGTCACCCTGAAGTTCACCGGGGTGGAGGACGCCTCCCTGCAGACCAGCTTCGTCATCGACGACGTCACCCTGCAGGCGAGCTGA
- a CDS encoding FUSC family protein, whose translation MRGWWRSGWKRLRDNWRPIVEATVAATIAWVIAARVIGHPDPFFAPSAALVVVGEARGRRIRQTIEIVLGVAAGVLVAELLVHALGPGYTTIFLVLLATIGLMVLLGASGTLTVQAAVSALYLVTVAAPKGTFMPLRFLDALIGGAVALVVGRLVATRDPLTPLVAEARRTFSDLADVLGDIDAALSGCDEPAARVALDRARQVDGCVERLDQAVEACTETLRLGLRPGRRLERLNQAQATVRQLDFAARNIRVLARAGSTLARRHTAPPPELSAALRALVRAVTAAGEATATGLAGTDEAERHARRADEAALEAVRIAARMLESDPPLPLIMIIGQIRATAVDLMRGTLGEDAAVLDRVDEALGLPTTDAPTLEICPVRSEKPEQDRSETPAERTRSETPEPAR comes from the coding sequence GTGCGAGGGTGGTGGCGGTCCGGGTGGAAACGACTGCGGGACAACTGGCGACCGATCGTCGAGGCGACGGTGGCGGCCACGATCGCGTGGGTGATCGCGGCGCGGGTGATCGGGCACCCCGATCCCTTCTTCGCCCCCAGCGCCGCCCTGGTGGTGGTCGGTGAGGCCCGCGGCCGGCGGATCCGGCAGACCATCGAGATCGTGCTCGGGGTCGCCGCCGGGGTGCTCGTCGCCGAATTGCTGGTGCACGCGCTGGGCCCCGGCTACACCACGATCTTCCTGGTGCTGCTGGCCACCATCGGTCTGATGGTGCTGCTGGGCGCGAGCGGCACCCTGACCGTGCAGGCCGCCGTCTCGGCGCTCTACCTGGTGACGGTCGCCGCGCCGAAGGGCACCTTCATGCCGCTGCGCTTCCTCGACGCGCTGATCGGCGGGGCGGTGGCGCTCGTCGTGGGTCGGCTGGTGGCGACCCGCGACCCGCTCACCCCGCTGGTCGCCGAGGCCCGCCGGACCTTCTCCGACCTGGCCGACGTGCTCGGGGACATCGACGCGGCGCTGTCCGGCTGCGACGAGCCGGCGGCCCGGGTGGCCCTGGACCGGGCCCGGCAGGTCGACGGCTGCGTCGAGCGGCTGGACCAGGCGGTTGAGGCCTGCACCGAGACGCTGAGGCTGGGACTGCGCCCCGGGCGGCGGCTGGAACGCTTGAACCAGGCACAGGCGACCGTCCGCCAGCTGGACTTCGCCGCCCGCAACATCCGGGTGCTGGCCCGGGCCGGCTCCACGCTGGCCCGGCGGCACACGGCCCCGCCGCCGGAGTTGAGCGCCGCGCTGCGGGCGCTGGTCCGGGCGGTCACCGCCGCCGGGGAGGCGACCGCCACTGGCCTGGCCGGCACCGACGAGGCCGAGCGGCACGCCCGCCGGGCCGACGAGGCGGCGCTGGAGGCGGTCCGGATCGCCGCACGGATGCTGGAGAGCGACCCGCCGCTGCCGCTGATCATGATCATCGGCCAGATCCGGGCCACCGCGGTCGACCTGATGCGCGGCACCCTCGGCGAGGACGCCGCCGTGCTGGACCGGGTGGACGAGGCGCTGGGCCTGCCCACCACCGACGCGCCGACCCTGGAGATCTGCCCGGTCCGGTCGGAGAAGCCCGAGCAGGATCGGTCGGAGACGCCGGCCGAGCGGACCCGGTCGGAGACGCCCGAACCGGCCCGGTGA
- a CDS encoding RibD family protein, whose protein sequence is MPGRRPYVLLSCAMSIDGYIDDATDERLMLSNDSDLDRVDAVRAAADAILVGAVTVRRDDPRLLVRSPRHRERRAARGLPPSPVKVTVTGSGDLDPAARFFTVGDADKIVYCATAVLEKTRERLGHLAAVVDGGDPIDPHRVLADLAERGIGRLMVEGGASVHAQFLAAELADELHLVLAPFFVGDGRAPRFVGDGRFPWHPGRRARVVEVRQIDDVVLVRYALSPRCDAD, encoded by the coding sequence GTGCCGGGGCGGCGCCCCTACGTGCTGCTCAGCTGTGCCATGTCGATCGACGGTTACATCGACGACGCGACCGACGAGCGGTTGATGCTCTCCAACGACTCCGACCTGGACCGGGTCGACGCGGTCCGGGCCGCGGCCGACGCGATCCTGGTGGGGGCGGTCACCGTCCGCCGGGACGACCCGCGGCTGCTGGTCCGCTCGCCCCGGCACCGGGAGCGCCGGGCCGCGCGGGGCCTGCCCCCGTCTCCGGTCAAGGTGACCGTGACCGGCAGCGGCGACCTGGACCCGGCCGCCCGGTTCTTCACCGTCGGCGACGCCGACAAGATCGTCTACTGCGCCACGGCGGTGCTGGAGAAGACCCGCGAGCGGCTGGGGCACCTGGCCGCGGTGGTCGACGGGGGTGACCCGATCGACCCGCACCGGGTGCTGGCCGACCTGGCCGAGCGGGGGATCGGCCGGCTGATGGTGGAGGGCGGCGCGTCGGTGCACGCCCAGTTCCTCGCCGCGGAACTCGCCGACGAGCTGCACCTGGTGCTCGCGCCCTTCTTCGTGGGGGACGGCCGGGCGCCCCGGTTCGTCGGCGACGGGCGGTTCCCGTGGCATCCGGGCCGGCGGGCCCGGGTGGTGGAGGTACGCCAGATCGACGACGTGGTGCTGGTGCGGTACGCCCTGTCGCCGCGCTGCGACGCCGACTGA
- a CDS encoding GTP cyclohydrolase II produces MDETLPAATIRTQVTVPLRFPDGYETTGRVFTFDGLVDAREHLAFGLGDWQATLERQATPLVRPHSECLTGDVFGSQRCDCGPQLREAVERIADAGGFLLYLRQEGRGIGLYPKLDAYALQDAGLDTYEANVALGHREDERDYSVAAQMLTALGVRRAALLTNNPDKADQLSRYGVAVTEQVATGVYLSPANAGYLAAKASRGAHVADLPIVG; encoded by the coding sequence ATGGACGAGACGCTGCCCGCCGCCACGATCCGTACCCAGGTCACCGTGCCGTTGCGCTTTCCCGACGGTTACGAGACCACCGGCCGGGTGTTCACCTTCGACGGGCTGGTCGACGCCCGGGAGCACCTGGCGTTCGGGCTGGGGGACTGGCAGGCCACGCTCGAGCGGCAGGCCACGCCGCTGGTGCGGCCGCACAGCGAGTGCCTGACCGGTGACGTCTTCGGCAGCCAGCGCTGCGACTGCGGCCCGCAGCTGCGGGAGGCGGTCGAGCGGATCGCCGACGCCGGTGGTTTCCTGCTCTACCTGCGGCAGGAGGGGCGGGGCATCGGCCTCTACCCGAAGCTCGACGCGTACGCGTTGCAGGACGCCGGGCTGGACACCTACGAGGCGAACGTGGCCCTGGGGCACCGGGAGGACGAGCGGGACTACTCGGTGGCCGCGCAGATGCTCACCGCGCTGGGCGTACGCCGGGCGGCGCTGCTGACGAACAACCCGGACAAGGCCGACCAGCTGAGCCGGTACGGGGTGGCGGTGACCGAGCAGGTGGCGACCGGGGTGTACCTCTCCCCGGCCAACGCCGGCTACCTGGCCGCCAAGGCCAGCCGGGGCGCGCACGTCGCCGACCTGCCGATCGTCGGCTGA
- a CDS encoding lysylphosphatidylglycerol synthase transmembrane domain-containing protein yields MEAICHAPVAPAPPAVLPPVPTAPLTALRGPAARVLLGVGLLALLVWGVGVGPFLHGLRLIDAPAVGVALGVGLLTTLCCAWRWRLVAEGLGVGLPLRTAVAHCYRAVFLNATLPGGVLGDVDRAVRSGHDAGDVARGVRAVVWERTAGQVVQVGLAAVLLLAFPSPVRPLLPLVLGVLVAVLLGAVLLARRAPGGAPARWARPLRVAAADLRAGLLAPRTRAGVVLASVGAVAGHLATFVVAARTAGATAPISELLPLTLLALLAMGVPANVGGFGPREGVAAWAFGAAGLGAAQGVATATVYGALVLVGSLPGAVVLVARWWPGRAGARHGATIGG; encoded by the coding sequence ATGGAGGCGATCTGCCACGCGCCGGTGGCGCCCGCCCCGCCGGCGGTGCTCCCGCCCGTCCCGACGGCGCCGCTCACCGCGTTGCGCGGTCCGGCGGCCCGGGTGCTGCTCGGGGTCGGCCTGCTCGCCCTGCTGGTGTGGGGCGTCGGCGTCGGGCCGTTCCTGCACGGCCTGCGGCTGATCGACGCCCCGGCGGTGGGCGTCGCGCTCGGCGTCGGGCTGCTCACCACGCTCTGCTGCGCCTGGCGCTGGCGGCTGGTCGCCGAGGGGCTCGGGGTCGGGCTGCCGCTGCGTACCGCCGTCGCGCACTGCTACCGGGCGGTCTTCCTCAACGCCACCCTGCCCGGCGGGGTGCTCGGCGACGTCGACCGGGCCGTGCGCAGCGGCCACGACGCCGGGGACGTGGCCCGGGGGGTGCGGGCGGTGGTCTGGGAGCGGACGGCCGGCCAGGTGGTGCAGGTGGGACTGGCGGCGGTGCTGCTGCTGGCGTTCCCCTCGCCGGTCCGGCCGCTGCTGCCGCTGGTGCTCGGTGTGCTCGTGGCGGTCCTGCTCGGCGCGGTCCTGCTGGCCCGGCGCGCGCCCGGCGGGGCGCCGGCCCGCTGGGCCCGACCGCTGCGGGTCGCCGCCGCCGACCTGCGGGCCGGGCTGCTCGCCCCGCGTACCCGGGCCGGGGTGGTGCTCGCCTCGGTCGGCGCGGTCGCCGGGCACCTGGCCACCTTCGTGGTCGCGGCCCGCACCGCCGGCGCCACCGCCCCGATCTCCGAGCTGCTGCCACTCACCCTGCTCGCGCTGCTGGCGATGGGGGTGCCGGCGAACGTGGGCGGCTTCGGGCCGCGCGAGGGGGTGGCCGCGTGGGCGTTCGGCGCGGCCGGCCTGGGCGCCGCCCAGGGGGTGGCCACCGCCACCGTGTACGGGGCGCTGGTGCTGGTCGGCAGCCTGCCCGGCGCGGTGGTGCTGGTGGCCCGGTGGTGGCCCGGTCGGGCCGGGGCCCGGCACGGGGCCACGATCGGTGGTTGA
- a CDS encoding class I SAM-dependent methyltransferase yields MSVDDSILFAEWLRLREAADAAARAADLVDAVRARPAGPGPRVVHDLGCGTGSVGRWLAPLLPGEQEWTFHDRDEDLLARATAGMAGVRAADGAPVTVRTRRGDLTGLTAADLAGASLVTASALLDMLTVQELDRMVAACAVAGCPALLMISVTGVVAFTPAEPLDAEFAAAFNDHQRRTVDGRGLLGPDAVDACVAAFGRHGVPVRRRPSPWRLGPEQSDLTVAWLTGWVAAACEQRPELAGEAEAYLRRRLDQAAAGELRVELGHDDLLAGVD; encoded by the coding sequence ATGAGCGTCGACGATTCCATCCTGTTCGCGGAGTGGCTGCGGTTGCGGGAGGCCGCCGACGCCGCGGCCCGGGCGGCGGATCTGGTCGACGCGGTCCGGGCCCGTCCGGCCGGTCCCGGACCCCGGGTGGTGCACGACCTGGGCTGCGGCACCGGCTCGGTGGGCCGCTGGCTCGCCCCGCTGCTGCCCGGCGAACAGGAGTGGACCTTCCACGACCGGGACGAGGACCTGCTGGCCCGGGCGACCGCCGGCATGGCAGGGGTACGCGCCGCCGACGGCGCCCCGGTGACCGTACGGACCCGCCGTGGCGACCTGACCGGGCTGACCGCCGCCGACCTCGCCGGCGCGAGCCTGGTCACCGCGTCCGCGCTGCTGGACATGCTCACGGTGCAGGAGCTGGACCGGATGGTCGCCGCCTGCGCCGTGGCGGGCTGCCCCGCGCTGCTGATGATCTCGGTGACCGGCGTGGTGGCGTTCACCCCGGCCGAACCCCTGGACGCCGAGTTCGCCGCCGCCTTCAACGACCACCAGCGGCGCACGGTCGACGGTCGTGGCCTGCTCGGCCCGGACGCCGTGGACGCGTGCGTCGCGGCCTTCGGCCGGCACGGGGTGCCGGTGCGCCGCCGGCCCAGCCCGTGGCGGCTGGGCCCGGAGCAGTCCGACCTCACCGTCGCCTGGCTGACCGGGTGGGTGGCCGCGGCCTGCGAGCAGCGGCCGGAGCTGGCCGGCGAGGCCGAGGCGTACCTGCGCCGGCGGCTGGACCAGGCGGCGGCCGGCGAGCTACGGGTGGAACTCGGGCACGACGACCTTCTCGCCGGCGTGGACTGA
- a CDS encoding glycosyltransferase family 4 protein — MRLVDVVLPAGVDDPTTPSGGNAYDRRVCRGLAAAGWSVREHPVPGAWPHPTPADRAALAGVLTALPDGATVLLDGLVASVAPEVLAPQAGRLRLVVLVHMAFGDDTEGRALAAATAVVTTSDWTRDLLHDRYALPTGRVHVARPGVDPAPLAPGSPTGSALLCVAAVAPHKGHDVLVEALTGVTGAPWSCVCVGALTRAPEFVDRLRGRITAAGLADRVRLAGPLTGAELDAAYAAADLLILPSRGETYGMVVTEALARGVPVLASDVGGLPEALGRAPDGRLPGVLVPPGEPDALAGALRDWLGDAGLRAALRAAARARRTTLTDWTTTSAALADALTKAAA; from the coding sequence ATGCGGCTCGTGGACGTGGTGCTGCCGGCCGGGGTGGACGACCCGACCACCCCGAGCGGGGGCAACGCGTACGACCGGCGGGTCTGCCGGGGGCTCGCGGCGGCCGGCTGGTCGGTGCGCGAGCACCCGGTGCCCGGTGCCTGGCCGCACCCGACCCCGGCGGACCGGGCCGCGCTGGCCGGGGTGCTGACCGCCCTGCCCGACGGGGCGACCGTGCTGCTCGACGGCCTGGTCGCCTCGGTCGCGCCGGAGGTCCTGGCGCCGCAGGCCGGCCGGTTGCGGCTGGTGGTGCTGGTGCACATGGCGTTCGGCGACGACACCGAGGGCCGCGCCCTGGCGGCCGCCACGGCCGTGGTCACCACCAGCGACTGGACCCGCGACCTGCTCCACGACCGGTACGCGCTGCCCACCGGCCGGGTGCACGTGGCCCGGCCGGGCGTCGACCCGGCGCCGCTCGCGCCCGGCTCGCCGACCGGCTCCGCCCTGCTCTGCGTGGCCGCCGTCGCCCCGCACAAGGGGCACGACGTGCTGGTGGAGGCGCTGACCGGGGTCACCGGGGCGCCGTGGAGCTGCGTCTGCGTCGGCGCGCTGACCCGGGCGCCGGAGTTCGTCGACCGGCTGCGGGGGCGGATCACCGCGGCCGGGCTGGCCGACCGGGTGCGGCTGGCCGGGCCGCTGACCGGTGCGGAGCTGGACGCCGCGTACGCCGCCGCGGACCTGCTGATTCTGCCCTCCCGGGGGGAGACGTACGGGATGGTGGTGACGGAGGCGCTGGCCCGGGGCGTACCGGTGCTGGCCAGCGACGTCGGCGGGCTGCCCGAGGCGCTGGGCCGGGCGCCGGACGGCCGCCTCCCGGGCGTGCTGGTGCCGCCGGGGGAGCCGGACGCGCTGGCCGGGGCGCTGCGGGACTGGCTCGGCGACGCCGGGCTGCGTGCCGCGCTGCGGGCGGCGGCCCGGGCGCGGCGGACCACCCTGACCGACTGGACGACCACCTCGGCGGCCCTGGCGGACGCCCTGACGAAGGCGGCGGCATGA
- a CDS encoding 6-pyruvoyl trahydropterin synthase family protein, which produces MFSVTVRDHIMIAHSFQGEVFGPAQRLHGATFVVDASFRRPGLDADGIVVDIGLATEQLKAVLAELTYRNLDEEPAFHGVNTTTEVLCRTIADRLADRVHAGDLGPGARELTGITVTLHESHIAWASYERSL; this is translated from the coding sequence GTGTTCAGCGTGACCGTCCGGGACCACATCATGATCGCGCACAGCTTCCAGGGCGAGGTGTTCGGCCCGGCCCAGCGCCTGCACGGGGCGACCTTCGTCGTCGACGCCTCGTTCCGTCGTCCCGGCCTGGACGCGGACGGGATCGTCGTCGACATCGGCCTGGCCACCGAGCAGCTCAAGGCGGTCCTCGCCGAGCTGACCTACCGCAACCTCGACGAGGAACCGGCGTTCCACGGGGTGAACACCACCACCGAGGTGCTGTGCCGCACGATCGCCGACCGGCTCGCCGACCGGGTCCACGCCGGTGACCTCGGCCCCGGCGCCCGGGAGCTGACCGGGATCACCGTCACCCTGCACGAGTCGCACATCGCCTGGGCCAGCTACGAGCGGTCCCTCTGA